One genomic region from Doryrhamphus excisus isolate RoL2022-K1 chromosome 14, RoL_Dexc_1.0, whole genome shotgun sequence encodes:
- the spire1a gene encoding protein spire homolog 1 isoform X2, giving the protein MAQRRGTDDDMLTSPTILRDFAADFSASGPGDVSDMDSAHGAEDVSLEDILSLYSQPINEEQAWAVCYQCCRTLAQKRPRRKGTKSASAAGEYPRRVQGPGDVRICRDGTVKLYLERSTDKYGSAPTSLEVIDSLGVMIYKALDFGLKENEERELSPPLERLIDMMTNTQEAESDPCPDEGYEATEEEEEEEEEQRAVTASPSGTVSQIRSYRDIITLCSSHLPSPSDAPDHYQAVCRALFAESQELSTFLQKIKSAKENLRKMEGEAQGDPAKDLDELQNADWARFWVQVMRDLRNGVKLKKVQERQYNPLPIEYQLTPYEMLMDDIRSKRYKLRKVMVNGDIPPRLKKSAHEVILEFIRSRPPLNPVSARKLKPHPPRPRSLHERLLEDIKAERKLRPVSPDMTRRTRLGAGKSMSTPQDLCRSSDTPDAPRKLALSTQSLVRGTAASGPAGSTQLSQRKRLLRAPTLAELDSSESDIEESTRSTSMMDISPESVKGKKVLPAFLPVSAPPQPDKRQSSQRRHSIEKEAPASAGRLAAPSRQNSKSLLMDDAGKEEFCFPVECLALTVEEVMHIRQVLVKAELEKFQQYKDVYTALKKGKLCFSCRTKRFSLFTWSYTCQFCKRPVCFQCSTKMRLPSKPYSTLPVYTLGHGAAAKDDGGDSGSSETSRQPFGSAQNRRSFSKFSKSGKDEAPRDEPALPKELTEDWAAMEVCVDCKKFVTEIISSSKRSLCVATKRARLNRQSRSFYMSSSASINFRPSELTINEA; this is encoded by the exons atgGCCCAGCGACGGGGCACCGACGACGACATGCTGACTTCTCCGACCATTCTCCGGGATTTCGCAGCTGATTTTAGTGCCTCCGGGCCCGGGGACGTCAGCGACATGGACTCGGCGCACGGAGCCGAGGACGTATCCCTGGAGGACATCCTGTCTCTGTACAGCCAGCCCATCAACGAGGAGCAAGCCTGGGCTGTGTGTTACCAGTGCTGCCGGACTCTGGCGCAGAAGAGACCGCGGCGGAAAGGCACCAAGAGCGCCTCCGCAGCTGGGGAGTACCCTCGGCGGGTGCAGGGACCCGGGGATGTGAGGATCTGCAGGGACGGCACTGTGAAACTGTACCTTGAACGCAGCACAG ATAAATATGGCTCGGCCCCCACGTCATTAGAg GTTATCGACTCTCTCGGCGTCATGATCTACAAAGCTCTGGACTTCGGGCTGAAGGAGAACGAGGAGCGCGAGCTGAGCCCGCCGCTGGAGCGCCTCATCGACATGATGACCAACACGCAGGAAGCCGAGAGCGACCCGTGCCCCGACGAGGGCTACGAGGCcactgaggaggaagaggaggaagaggaggagcagcgTGCTGTGACCGCTTCACCTTCCGGCACCGTCAGCCAGATACGAAGCTACCGTGACATCATCACG CTATGTTCCTCACACCTGCCGAGCCCCTCAGACGCCCCGGACCACTACCAGGCCGTGTGCCGCGCCCTCTTCGCCGAGTCCCAGGAACTCAGCACCTTCCTGCAGAAGATCAAAAGTGCCAAGGAG AATCTTCGCAAAATGGAAGGCGAGGCCCAAGGGGACCCTGCTAAAGACCTGGACGAGCTACAAAACGCTgactgg GCGCGCTTCTGGGTGCAGGTGATGCGGGACCTGCGCAACGGCGTGAAGCTGAAGAAGGTGCAGGAGCGCCAGTACAACCCGTTGCCCATCGAGTACCAGCTGACGCCGTACGAGATGCTGATGGACGACATCCGCTCCAAGCGCTACAAGCTTCGCAAAGTCATG GTGAACGGCGACATCCCCCCCAGGTTGAAGAAGAGCGCCCATGAGGTCATTCTGGAATTCATCAGGTCGCGACCTCCGCTCAATCCC GTGTCCGCCCGCAAGCTGAAGCCACACCCACCCCGACCGCGCAGCCTCCACGAGCGCCTGCTGGAGGACATCAAGGCGGAGAGGAAGCTCAGGCCCGTGTCCCCCGACATGACACGCAGGACCCGTCTGG GTGCCGGGAAAAGCATGAGCACGCCTCAGGATTTATGCCGCAGCTCAG ACACCCCAGACGCCCCCAGGAAGTTGGCCCTCAGCACGCAGTCCCTGGTGAGGGGCACGGCCGCCTCGGGCCCCGCTGGGTCCACGCAGCTCAGCCAGAGGAAGAGATTACTCAGGGCGCCCACCCTCGCTGAACTGGACAGCTCCGAATCTGATATT GAGGAGAGTACACGCAGTACTTCCATGATGGATATATCTCCAGAGTCTGTGAAAGGCAAGAAGG TTCTCCCGGCGTTCCTGCCGGTGTCGGCGCCCCCTCAGCCGGACAAGCGCCAGTCCTCCCAGAGGCGCCACTCCATCGAGAAGGAGGCGCCCGCCAGCGCGGGACGCTTGGCTGCGCCGTCCAGACAAAACTCCAAGTCCCTG CTGATGGACGACGCCGGCAAG GAGGAGTTCTGCTTCCCGGTGGAGTGCCTGGCGCTGACGGTGGAGGAGGTGATGCACATCCGCCAGGTCCTGGTCAAAGCCGAGCTGGAGAAGTTCCAGCAGTACAAAGACGTCTACACCGCCCTCAAGAAAGGGAAG CTCTGCTTCTCATGTCGGACCAAACGCTTCTCCCTGTTCACCTGGTCGTACACCTGCCAGTTCTGCAAGAG GCCCGTCTGCTTCCAGTGCTCCACCAAG ATGAGGCTGCCCTCCAAGCCGTACTCGACCCTTCCCGTGTACACGTTGGGCCACGGCGCCGCGGCCAAAGACGACGGTGGAGATTCCGGCTCATCCGAGACGTCCAGGCAGCCGTTCGGTTCGGCGCAGAACCGCAGGAGCTTCTCCAA GTTCTCCAAGTCGGGCAAAGACGAGGCGCCCCGCGACGAGCCGGCGCTGCCCAAGGAGCTGACGGAGGACTGGGCGGCCATGGAGGTGTGCGTGGACTGCAAGAAGTTCGTGACGGAGATCATCTCGTCCAGCAAGCGCAGCCTGTGCGTGGCCACCAAGCGGGCGCGCCTCAACCGCCAGAGCCGCTCCTTCTACATGAGCTCGTCCGCCTCCATCAACTTCAGGCCCTCGGAGCTCACCATCAACGAGGCGTAG
- the spire1a gene encoding protein spire homolog 1 isoform X1: MAQRRGTDDDMLTSPTILRDFAADFSASGPGDVSDMDSAHGAEDVSLEDILSLYSQPINEEQAWAVCYQCCRTLAQKRPRRKGTKSASAAGEYPRRVQGPGDVRICRDGTVKLYLERSTDKYGSAPTSLEVIDSLGVMIYKALDFGLKENEERELSPPLERLIDMMTNTQEAESDPCPDEGYEATEEEEEEEEEQRAVTASPSGTVSQIRSYRDIITLCSSHLPSPSDAPDHYQAVCRALFAESQELSTFLQKIKSAKENLRKMEGEAQGDPAKDLDELQNADWARFWVQVMRDLRNGVKLKKVQERQYNPLPIEYQLTPYEMLMDDIRSKRYKLRKVMVNGDIPPRLKKSAHEVILEFIRSRPPLNPVSARKLKPHPPRPRSLHERLLEDIKAERKLRPVSPDMTRRTRLGAGKSMSTPQDLCRSSDTPDAPRKLALSTQSLVRGTAASGPAGSTQLSQRKRLLRAPTLAELDSSESDIEESTRSTSMMDISPESVKGKKGTLLPAFLPVSAPPQPDKRQSSQRRHSIEKEAPASAGRLAAPSRQNSKSLLMDDAGKEEFCFPVECLALTVEEVMHIRQVLVKAELEKFQQYKDVYTALKKGKLCFSCRTKRFSLFTWSYTCQFCKRPVCFQCSTKMRLPSKPYSTLPVYTLGHGAAAKDDGGDSGSSETSRQPFGSAQNRRSFSKFSKSGKDEAPRDEPALPKELTEDWAAMEVCVDCKKFVTEIISSSKRSLCVATKRARLNRQSRSFYMSSSASINFRPSELTINEA, translated from the exons atgGCCCAGCGACGGGGCACCGACGACGACATGCTGACTTCTCCGACCATTCTCCGGGATTTCGCAGCTGATTTTAGTGCCTCCGGGCCCGGGGACGTCAGCGACATGGACTCGGCGCACGGAGCCGAGGACGTATCCCTGGAGGACATCCTGTCTCTGTACAGCCAGCCCATCAACGAGGAGCAAGCCTGGGCTGTGTGTTACCAGTGCTGCCGGACTCTGGCGCAGAAGAGACCGCGGCGGAAAGGCACCAAGAGCGCCTCCGCAGCTGGGGAGTACCCTCGGCGGGTGCAGGGACCCGGGGATGTGAGGATCTGCAGGGACGGCACTGTGAAACTGTACCTTGAACGCAGCACAG ATAAATATGGCTCGGCCCCCACGTCATTAGAg GTTATCGACTCTCTCGGCGTCATGATCTACAAAGCTCTGGACTTCGGGCTGAAGGAGAACGAGGAGCGCGAGCTGAGCCCGCCGCTGGAGCGCCTCATCGACATGATGACCAACACGCAGGAAGCCGAGAGCGACCCGTGCCCCGACGAGGGCTACGAGGCcactgaggaggaagaggaggaagaggaggagcagcgTGCTGTGACCGCTTCACCTTCCGGCACCGTCAGCCAGATACGAAGCTACCGTGACATCATCACG CTATGTTCCTCACACCTGCCGAGCCCCTCAGACGCCCCGGACCACTACCAGGCCGTGTGCCGCGCCCTCTTCGCCGAGTCCCAGGAACTCAGCACCTTCCTGCAGAAGATCAAAAGTGCCAAGGAG AATCTTCGCAAAATGGAAGGCGAGGCCCAAGGGGACCCTGCTAAAGACCTGGACGAGCTACAAAACGCTgactgg GCGCGCTTCTGGGTGCAGGTGATGCGGGACCTGCGCAACGGCGTGAAGCTGAAGAAGGTGCAGGAGCGCCAGTACAACCCGTTGCCCATCGAGTACCAGCTGACGCCGTACGAGATGCTGATGGACGACATCCGCTCCAAGCGCTACAAGCTTCGCAAAGTCATG GTGAACGGCGACATCCCCCCCAGGTTGAAGAAGAGCGCCCATGAGGTCATTCTGGAATTCATCAGGTCGCGACCTCCGCTCAATCCC GTGTCCGCCCGCAAGCTGAAGCCACACCCACCCCGACCGCGCAGCCTCCACGAGCGCCTGCTGGAGGACATCAAGGCGGAGAGGAAGCTCAGGCCCGTGTCCCCCGACATGACACGCAGGACCCGTCTGG GTGCCGGGAAAAGCATGAGCACGCCTCAGGATTTATGCCGCAGCTCAG ACACCCCAGACGCCCCCAGGAAGTTGGCCCTCAGCACGCAGTCCCTGGTGAGGGGCACGGCCGCCTCGGGCCCCGCTGGGTCCACGCAGCTCAGCCAGAGGAAGAGATTACTCAGGGCGCCCACCCTCGCTGAACTGGACAGCTCCGAATCTGATATT GAGGAGAGTACACGCAGTACTTCCATGATGGATATATCTCCAGAGTCTGTGAAAGGCAAGAAGGGTACGC TTCTCCCGGCGTTCCTGCCGGTGTCGGCGCCCCCTCAGCCGGACAAGCGCCAGTCCTCCCAGAGGCGCCACTCCATCGAGAAGGAGGCGCCCGCCAGCGCGGGACGCTTGGCTGCGCCGTCCAGACAAAACTCCAAGTCCCTG CTGATGGACGACGCCGGCAAG GAGGAGTTCTGCTTCCCGGTGGAGTGCCTGGCGCTGACGGTGGAGGAGGTGATGCACATCCGCCAGGTCCTGGTCAAAGCCGAGCTGGAGAAGTTCCAGCAGTACAAAGACGTCTACACCGCCCTCAAGAAAGGGAAG CTCTGCTTCTCATGTCGGACCAAACGCTTCTCCCTGTTCACCTGGTCGTACACCTGCCAGTTCTGCAAGAG GCCCGTCTGCTTCCAGTGCTCCACCAAG ATGAGGCTGCCCTCCAAGCCGTACTCGACCCTTCCCGTGTACACGTTGGGCCACGGCGCCGCGGCCAAAGACGACGGTGGAGATTCCGGCTCATCCGAGACGTCCAGGCAGCCGTTCGGTTCGGCGCAGAACCGCAGGAGCTTCTCCAA GTTCTCCAAGTCGGGCAAAGACGAGGCGCCCCGCGACGAGCCGGCGCTGCCCAAGGAGCTGACGGAGGACTGGGCGGCCATGGAGGTGTGCGTGGACTGCAAGAAGTTCGTGACGGAGATCATCTCGTCCAGCAAGCGCAGCCTGTGCGTGGCCACCAAGCGGGCGCGCCTCAACCGCCAGAGCCGCTCCTTCTACATGAGCTCGTCCGCCTCCATCAACTTCAGGCCCTCGGAGCTCACCATCAACGAGGCGTAG
- the spire1a gene encoding protein spire homolog 1 isoform X3, translated as MAQRRGTDDDMLTSPTILRDFAADFSASGPGDVSDMDSAHGAEDVSLEDILSLYSQPINEEQAWAVCYQCCRTLAQKRPRRKGTKSASAAGEYPRRVQGPGDVRICRDGTVKLYLERSTDKYGSAPTSLEVIDSLGVMIYKALDFGLKENEERELSPPLERLIDMMTNTQEAESDPCPDEGYEATEEEEEEEEEQRAVTASPSGTVSQIRSYRDIITLCSSHLPSPSDAPDHYQAVCRALFAESQELSTFLQKIKSAKENLRKMEGEAQGDPAKDLDELQNADWARFWVQVMRDLRNGVKLKKVQERQYNPLPIEYQLTPYEMLMDDIRSKRYKLRKVMVNGDIPPRLKKSAHEVILEFIRSRPPLNPVSARKLKPHPPRPRSLHERLLEDIKAERKLRPVSPDMTRRTRLGAGKSMSTPQDLCRSSDTPDAPRKLALSTQSLVRGTAASGPAGSTQLSQRKRLLRAPTLAELDSSESDIEESTRSTSMMDISPESVKGKKGTLLPAFLPVSAPPQPDKRQSSQRRHSIEKEAPASAGRLAAPSRQNSKSLEEFCFPVECLALTVEEVMHIRQVLVKAELEKFQQYKDVYTALKKGKLCFSCRTKRFSLFTWSYTCQFCKRPVCFQCSTKMRLPSKPYSTLPVYTLGHGAAAKDDGGDSGSSETSRQPFGSAQNRRSFSKFSKSGKDEAPRDEPALPKELTEDWAAMEVCVDCKKFVTEIISSSKRSLCVATKRARLNRQSRSFYMSSSASINFRPSELTINEA; from the exons atgGCCCAGCGACGGGGCACCGACGACGACATGCTGACTTCTCCGACCATTCTCCGGGATTTCGCAGCTGATTTTAGTGCCTCCGGGCCCGGGGACGTCAGCGACATGGACTCGGCGCACGGAGCCGAGGACGTATCCCTGGAGGACATCCTGTCTCTGTACAGCCAGCCCATCAACGAGGAGCAAGCCTGGGCTGTGTGTTACCAGTGCTGCCGGACTCTGGCGCAGAAGAGACCGCGGCGGAAAGGCACCAAGAGCGCCTCCGCAGCTGGGGAGTACCCTCGGCGGGTGCAGGGACCCGGGGATGTGAGGATCTGCAGGGACGGCACTGTGAAACTGTACCTTGAACGCAGCACAG ATAAATATGGCTCGGCCCCCACGTCATTAGAg GTTATCGACTCTCTCGGCGTCATGATCTACAAAGCTCTGGACTTCGGGCTGAAGGAGAACGAGGAGCGCGAGCTGAGCCCGCCGCTGGAGCGCCTCATCGACATGATGACCAACACGCAGGAAGCCGAGAGCGACCCGTGCCCCGACGAGGGCTACGAGGCcactgaggaggaagaggaggaagaggaggagcagcgTGCTGTGACCGCTTCACCTTCCGGCACCGTCAGCCAGATACGAAGCTACCGTGACATCATCACG CTATGTTCCTCACACCTGCCGAGCCCCTCAGACGCCCCGGACCACTACCAGGCCGTGTGCCGCGCCCTCTTCGCCGAGTCCCAGGAACTCAGCACCTTCCTGCAGAAGATCAAAAGTGCCAAGGAG AATCTTCGCAAAATGGAAGGCGAGGCCCAAGGGGACCCTGCTAAAGACCTGGACGAGCTACAAAACGCTgactgg GCGCGCTTCTGGGTGCAGGTGATGCGGGACCTGCGCAACGGCGTGAAGCTGAAGAAGGTGCAGGAGCGCCAGTACAACCCGTTGCCCATCGAGTACCAGCTGACGCCGTACGAGATGCTGATGGACGACATCCGCTCCAAGCGCTACAAGCTTCGCAAAGTCATG GTGAACGGCGACATCCCCCCCAGGTTGAAGAAGAGCGCCCATGAGGTCATTCTGGAATTCATCAGGTCGCGACCTCCGCTCAATCCC GTGTCCGCCCGCAAGCTGAAGCCACACCCACCCCGACCGCGCAGCCTCCACGAGCGCCTGCTGGAGGACATCAAGGCGGAGAGGAAGCTCAGGCCCGTGTCCCCCGACATGACACGCAGGACCCGTCTGG GTGCCGGGAAAAGCATGAGCACGCCTCAGGATTTATGCCGCAGCTCAG ACACCCCAGACGCCCCCAGGAAGTTGGCCCTCAGCACGCAGTCCCTGGTGAGGGGCACGGCCGCCTCGGGCCCCGCTGGGTCCACGCAGCTCAGCCAGAGGAAGAGATTACTCAGGGCGCCCACCCTCGCTGAACTGGACAGCTCCGAATCTGATATT GAGGAGAGTACACGCAGTACTTCCATGATGGATATATCTCCAGAGTCTGTGAAAGGCAAGAAGGGTACGC TTCTCCCGGCGTTCCTGCCGGTGTCGGCGCCCCCTCAGCCGGACAAGCGCCAGTCCTCCCAGAGGCGCCACTCCATCGAGAAGGAGGCGCCCGCCAGCGCGGGACGCTTGGCTGCGCCGTCCAGACAAAACTCCAAGTCCCTG GAGGAGTTCTGCTTCCCGGTGGAGTGCCTGGCGCTGACGGTGGAGGAGGTGATGCACATCCGCCAGGTCCTGGTCAAAGCCGAGCTGGAGAAGTTCCAGCAGTACAAAGACGTCTACACCGCCCTCAAGAAAGGGAAG CTCTGCTTCTCATGTCGGACCAAACGCTTCTCCCTGTTCACCTGGTCGTACACCTGCCAGTTCTGCAAGAG GCCCGTCTGCTTCCAGTGCTCCACCAAG ATGAGGCTGCCCTCCAAGCCGTACTCGACCCTTCCCGTGTACACGTTGGGCCACGGCGCCGCGGCCAAAGACGACGGTGGAGATTCCGGCTCATCCGAGACGTCCAGGCAGCCGTTCGGTTCGGCGCAGAACCGCAGGAGCTTCTCCAA GTTCTCCAAGTCGGGCAAAGACGAGGCGCCCCGCGACGAGCCGGCGCTGCCCAAGGAGCTGACGGAGGACTGGGCGGCCATGGAGGTGTGCGTGGACTGCAAGAAGTTCGTGACGGAGATCATCTCGTCCAGCAAGCGCAGCCTGTGCGTGGCCACCAAGCGGGCGCGCCTCAACCGCCAGAGCCGCTCCTTCTACATGAGCTCGTCCGCCTCCATCAACTTCAGGCCCTCGGAGCTCACCATCAACGAGGCGTAG